A stretch of Lathyrus oleraceus cultivar Zhongwan6 chromosome 6, CAAS_Psat_ZW6_1.0, whole genome shotgun sequence DNA encodes these proteins:
- the LOC127096686 gene encoding AAA-ATPase At3g28580: MGEIWGLIGSKLASILFIWAMIQRYCPHQIHALIEKLSQKLANFVYPYVEVKFFEYIGDYYRTNEAFTFIEHYLQSKPTNQAKKLRGESVRKSLVLKMDERQEFHDEFEGIHVVWSLRNLVQKTNSVSFYPADDKRYYLLTFHRGNREFVVRTYLNHVLEQGKDIGLSKRQRKLYTNCTGDSDKRGKWSHVIFEHPSSFKTIAMDGKKKKEIVDDLVTFSKGKDYYARIGKPWKRGYLLYGPPGTGKSSLVAAIANFLKYDIYDIELTNVKTNAELRKLLIGITSKSVVVIEDIDCSLDLTGQRKTDSENGNGKDEKNEKNEMNNEVVAASMIQLKEEANKNKTSQVTLSGLLNFIDGIWSASTGERLIIFTTNCVEKLDKALIRRGRMDMHIELSYCCFDGFRMLAMNYMSIETHPLFETVRCLLEETNITPADVAENLMPKVANEDVETSLKRLIQALRSSKEEAKKKGEKEESTGEEDSAEDKKSFPEEEIDNGKS, translated from the coding sequence ATGGGTGAAATTTGGGGTCTTATTGGTTCAAAGCTTGCAAGCATTTTGTTCATATGGGCTATGATTCAAAGATATTGTCCTCATCAAATCCATGCACTCATAGAAAAACTCTCACAAAAATTAGCCAACTTTGTCTACCCTTATGTTGAGGTTAAATTCTTTGAGTACATTGGTGATTACTATAGAACCAATGAAGCTTTTACTTTCATTGAACACTACTTACAATCCAAACCAACCAACCAAGCAAAGAAACTCCGAGGCGAATCTGTGAGAAAGTCTTTAGTTCTGAAAATGGACGAAAGACAAGAGTTTCATGATGAGTTTGAAGGGATTCACGTTGTTTGGAGTTTAAGAAACCTTGTTCAAAAAACAAATTCGGTTTCATTCTATCCAGCTGATGACAAAAGGTATTACCTTCTAACCTTTCATCGCGGAAACCGCGAATTCGTGGTGAGAACTTACCTTAACCATGTTCTTGAACAAGGTAAGGACATTGGTTTGAGTAAGAGACAGAGAAAGCTTTACACAAATTGCACTGGTGATTCTGATAAGAGAGGTAAATGGAGTCATGTGATTTTCGAACATCCTTCGTCTTTCAAAACGATTGCGATGGATGGTAAGAAAAAGAAAGAGATTGTGGATGATCTTGTTACATTTAGTAAAGGTAAGGACTATTATGCAAGAATTGGTAAGCCTTGGAAGAGAGGCTATTTGCTATATGGTCCTCCAGGAACTGGAAAATCATCATTAGTTGCTGCTATTGCTAACTTTTTGAAGTATGATATATATGATATTGAGTTAACTAATGTGAAAACAAATGCTGAGCTGAGGAAGCTTTTGATCGGAATCACGAGTAAGTCTGTTGTTGTTATCGAAGATATCGATTGTTCCCTCGATCTAACCGGTCAGAGGAAGACAGATTCGGAGAATGGAAATGGAAAAGATGAAAAGAATGAGAAAAATGAGATGAATAATGAAGTTGTTGCTGCTTCTATGATTCAACTAAAAGAGGAAGCAAATAAGAATAAAACGAGTCAGGTAACACTTTCTGGATTGTTGAATTTCATTGATGGGATTTGGTCTGCTAGTACTGGTGAGAGATTGATTATCTTCACTACTAACTGTGTGGAGAAACTGGATAAAGCGTTGATTCGTCGAGGACGAATGGATATGCATATTGAGTTATCTTATTGTTGTTTTGATGGATTCAGAATGTTGGCTATGAATTATATGAGTATTGAAACACATCCTTTGTTCGAGACGGTTCGATGTTTGTTGGAAGAGACTAATATCACACCTGCTGATGTTGCTGAAAACTTGATGCCTAAGGTAGCTAATGAAGATGTTGAAACATCATTGAAGAGGTTGATTCAAGCACTTAGAAGCTCTAAGGAAGAAGCGAAGAAGAAGGGCGAGAAAGAAGAAAGCACTGGTGAAGAGGATTCTGCAGAAGACAAGAAAAGCTTCCCTGAGGAAGAGATTGATAATGGAAAGTCCTAA